GCATCCTGCCCCCATCGAACCTTCCGTACACGGAATATCCTTGTACTGAATATACTGGTCGTCATGACGAACACAAGCCCCCGACCCCGGCCGCAACTGGAAGACGCGCTGCCGCATCAGCTGCGCCGGGCCGGACAGGCGTGGACGGCGCTGTGGCAGCAGCGCCTGCCCGACCTGACCAGTCCTCAGTTCGCGGTGCTGCTCGCCCTGGACGACCACGGCAGCCTGGACCAGTCCGCGCTGGGGGCCCTGGCCGCCGTCGACCGCTCCACGCTCACCGTCCTGCTGGACCGTCTGGAGGCGCGCGGCCTGGTGACCAAGGAGATGGACCCGGCGAACCGCAGGCGCCGCATCGTCGCCCTCACCGACGCCGGCCGCCGGCGCCTGGCCGAGGGGGTCGAGGAGGCGGCGCTGCTGCACGCACGGGTGGAGGAGCTGCTGGGCGAGGAGCGGACGAGGCAACTGGTCGAGATGCTCCGTGTCATGGGAGACATGCCGCAGCCCACTTCCCCTCAATAGAGGGATGGGCCCTCCGAGCCGGCGCTGGAAGTGTGATCAGCGAACCGACTGGCTCCGCCTGGGAGGGCTGACGCATGTACAGACCGGCAACCGCGCACAGGCTTGCCGGCCGCCTTTCCGGTCCGGTGCTGGGGCCCGGGGACGAGGGATACGCGGCCGAGGTCGCCGGGTTCAACCGCGTCCTGCGGCACCGGCCCGCGATGGTCCTCGGCGCACGGGACGCCACGCAGGTGCGCAAGGCCGTCGCCTTCGCCGCCGAGACCGGACTGCCGACGGCGGTCCAGGCGACCGGCCACGGCCCCTCCCGCGTCACCGAGGGATCCGGGCTGCTCATCAACACCCGCCGGATGAACGGCGTGAGCATCGATCCGGTGGCCCGGATCGCCCGGGTCGAGGCCGGGGCCCGCTGGCGGCAGGTCGTCGACGCGGCCGCCGTGCACGGACTCGCCCCGCTCAACGGCTCCTCACCGCTGGTGGGGGTGGTCGGCTACACCCTGGGCGGCGGCCTCGCGCTGCTCTCCCGCGCGTACGGCTTCGCCGCCGACCACGTCACCGCGGTGGACCTCGTCACCCCCGACGGACTGCCCCGCACCGCCACCGCACAGCGGAACCCCGACCTCTTCTGGGCGCTGCGTGGCGGCAAGGGCAACTTCGGCGTGGTGACGGCCCTGGAATTCGGGCTCGTGCCGGTCACCCGGCTCTACGGCGGCGGCCTCTTCTTCCCCGGTGACGCCGTCGCCGAGGTGCTGCACGCCTGGCGGGCGTGGACGGAGTCCGTGCCGGAGCGGACCGCCTCCTCGCTGGCGCTGCTGAGGATGCCCGACCAGGATCCGATCCCGCCCTTCCCGCGGGGCGGGCTCGTGGTGCACGTCCGCGTCGCCCACCTCGGCCCGGGCGACGAGGGGGAGCGACTGGTCAGGCCCCTGCGAGCCGTCGCCCCGACGCTCGCGGACACGCTGGGGGAGATGCCGTACAGCCGCTTCGCGGACATCCACAACGACCCGGCCTTCCCCACCCCCTACGACGAACGCTCCGTCATGCTGCGCGAGCTGGGCCCGGACGCGGCCGACGACCTGCTCCGCCTCGCCGGCCCCGGCAGCGGCTGCACGGACGTCATGGTCGAGCTGCGGCACCTGGGCGGAGCGCTCGGCCGCCCGGCCCCGGTGCCGGGCGCGACCGACCACCGCGACGCCCTGTACTGCCTGACCACGCTCGGACCGCCCGGCGGACGCCCGGATCACGTCGTGGACGGCATGGCGCACCACGGAACGGGCCGCAGCCATCTCAACTTCCTCGCCGGACCCGGGACCGCCCGGCTGGCCGCCCGGGGCTACGCGCCCGCCGACTACGCGCGGCTGGGCGAGATCAAGGCCCGCTACGACCCGGACAACCTCTTCCGGTTCAACCACACCATCTCGCCGCGCGTGACGGCCGTCTGAACGCCCCGCGTGACGAGCCCCCCGACCACACGAAGACGCCGACTCGGCACACCTCACGAATCCTGGAAGGGACGACTCTCGATGACCACCAACAGCGCGGTGCAGGCCCCGCCGCGAACCGCACCCGGTGCGGGCTTGACCGGGCTCAGGCTCGGCGCTCTCTTCGGCCCTGTGATCTTCGGAGTGACCGCGGCCGGCGTGGCGCTGCCCGACGTCGCGATGGAGATGGAGGTCCGCCCGGCCGTCGCCGGCTGGGTGCTGACGGCGCACGCCCTCGCACTCGGTGTGGGCACCGCGTTCTTCGGGCGGCTCTCCGAGAAGTGGGGGGTGCGCAACTCCCTCCTCACCGGCGCCCTGTTCCTCGCCGTCGGCGCGGTGCTGTGCCTGGTCGCCCAGGACTTCGGCACCCTGATCGCCGGCCGGTTCGTGCAGGCGGCGGGTTCGGGCGCCATCACCTCCAGCGCCCTCACGCTCGCCTCGGCGGCGGCGCCCGAACAACGGACGAAGATCCTGGCCATCTTCGGCGCGTCCATGGCGCTGTTCTCCTCCACCGCCACCCTCATGGGCGGCATGGTGACGGACTGGCTGGACTGGCGGCTGACCCTGGTGCTGCCGGCGCTCTCGCTGCTGCTGGTGCCCTTCTGCCTGGAGCTCGCGGCCTCCCGCCCCGGCTACGGCAAGGCCGTCGACGTGCCCGGCGGGGTGCTGCTGGGCGCCGGCGCGACCTCGCTGCTGCTGCTCATCCAGGCCTCCTCCCTCGACCTCGACACCCCGTTGGTCATCGGGCTGGCGGTGCTCCTCGTGGTGTCGGTGGCCGGCCTGCTGACCCGGATCGGCAAGCGGCCCGATGGCTTCCTCCCGCGCGACCTGGCCACCGACCGCACCTTCCTGACCTCCGCGATGATCGGCGTCGGCGGCTACGCCGGGCTGTTCGCCGCCATGTACGCGGTGCCGCAGATCCTCGCCGTCCAGTACGGCTGGGGCGTGTTCAAGATCGGCGCCTGGCTGCTGCCGGGCGCGGTCGTCGGCGCCGTGGCCGCCCGGGTGGCCAGCAAGCTCACCGTCGGCAAGGGCGGCAGCCTGCTGCTCGCCGTGACCGCCGTGAGCTGCGCGGTGTTCCTTGGCATCGTCGGCCTCGTCGACGGCGGCATCGTCGTCATGCTCATCGGCACCTCCATGGGCATGGCGACCTTCGCCGCCACGCAGGTGCTCACCACCGCGGTGCTCTCCAGCCGCCTGGAGCCCGCCCGGCGCGGTGGCGCCATGGGCGTGCTCAACCTGCTGTTCTTCGTCGGCGGCGGGATCGGCTCGGCCGCGGCCGGAGCCCTCTCCGAGCACATGGACCTCACCAGCGCGCTCGCCGTCGTCGCGGCGCTCCCGCTGCTGGCCGGTCTGATCGCCCTGACCCTGCCGCCCGCCCGGGCGCAGCAGGAGGCCTGACACGCACGGCGCCGAGCCGACAATGCCCCTCCTCCCGGTCCACTTCGTCGGAGACCAGGGGGAGGGGCGTTGCCGTGCGACGG
The Streptomyces sp. NBC_01723 genome window above contains:
- the bagL gene encoding MarR family transcriptional regulator BagL/FevM, which codes for MTNTSPRPRPQLEDALPHQLRRAGQAWTALWQQRLPDLTSPQFAVLLALDDHGSLDQSALGALAAVDRSTLTVLLDRLEARGLVTKEMDPANRRRRIVALTDAGRRRLAEGVEEAALLHARVEELLGEERTRQLVEMLRVMGDMPQPTSPQ
- the bagK gene encoding bagremycin/ferroverdin biosynthesis FAD-dependent oxygenase BagK/FevA1, with protein sequence MYRPATAHRLAGRLSGPVLGPGDEGYAAEVAGFNRVLRHRPAMVLGARDATQVRKAVAFAAETGLPTAVQATGHGPSRVTEGSGLLINTRRMNGVSIDPVARIARVEAGARWRQVVDAAAVHGLAPLNGSSPLVGVVGYTLGGGLALLSRAYGFAADHVTAVDLVTPDGLPRTATAQRNPDLFWALRGGKGNFGVVTALEFGLVPVTRLYGGGLFFPGDAVAEVLHAWRAWTESVPERTASSLALLRMPDQDPIPPFPRGGLVVHVRVAHLGPGDEGERLVRPLRAVAPTLADTLGEMPYSRFADIHNDPAFPTPYDERSVMLRELGPDAADDLLRLAGPGSGCTDVMVELRHLGGALGRPAPVPGATDHRDALYCLTTLGPPGGRPDHVVDGMAHHGTGRSHLNFLAGPGTARLAARGYAPADYARLGEIKARYDPDNLFRFNHTISPRVTAV
- the bagJ gene encoding bagremycin/ferroverdin transporter BagJ/FevB, translated to MTTNSAVQAPPRTAPGAGLTGLRLGALFGPVIFGVTAAGVALPDVAMEMEVRPAVAGWVLTAHALALGVGTAFFGRLSEKWGVRNSLLTGALFLAVGAVLCLVAQDFGTLIAGRFVQAAGSGAITSSALTLASAAAPEQRTKILAIFGASMALFSSTATLMGGMVTDWLDWRLTLVLPALSLLLVPFCLELAASRPGYGKAVDVPGGVLLGAGATSLLLLIQASSLDLDTPLVIGLAVLLVVSVAGLLTRIGKRPDGFLPRDLATDRTFLTSAMIGVGGYAGLFAAMYAVPQILAVQYGWGVFKIGAWLLPGAVVGAVAARVASKLTVGKGGSLLLAVTAVSCAVFLGIVGLVDGGIVVMLIGTSMGMATFAATQVLTTAVLSSRLEPARRGGAMGVLNLLFFVGGGIGSAAAGALSEHMDLTSALAVVAALPLLAGLIALTLPPARAQQEA